Within the Trachemys scripta elegans isolate TJP31775 chromosome 4, CAS_Tse_1.0, whole genome shotgun sequence genome, the region CTGGTCTTATATAGATCATTTGTTTAAAACCAGGATCCCTGCAGCATTTTCTGTGTAGGGAGCACACTGTGTTGTTTGAACAGCTGACTGTGTTTGTTTAGTGAGAGTGAACATGAAGGACACTGTGGAAGCAAGTCACAATAACTCATCATGTCTTTATTTGTTTTGACATCAGGTGAAATTGGGAGGAGAAGCCCCAAACTCCAATGTGATCCACATAGctaatggcagcagcagcagcagtagcagaagGAAAAGTGTTGGCGGGAAATATGGAACCAAGTGCCACCTCCTTGACTTTGCCAATTCAGAGCGCCCGCTTGTGGTTAACTTTGGTTCAGCCACCTGACCCCCATTCACGAGCCAGCTGTCGGCCTTCGGCAAGCTGGTGGAGGAGTTCTCAGGTGTGGCCGATTTCCTGTTGGTCTACATCGATGAGGCTCACCCATCGGATGGCTGGGCTGCccctgggatctccccctcctcaTTTGAGGTGAGGAAGCACAGGAACCAGGAAGACCGATGTGCTGCTGCTAACCAGCTCCTGGAGCGGTTTTCCTTGCCACCCCAGTGCCAAGTGGTAGCTGACTGCATGGACAATAATGCCAATGTGGCCTATGGGGTCTCCTTCGAACGAGTGTGCATCGTGCAGAGACAGAAAATTGCCTACCTGGGGGGCAAGGGCCCCTTTTTCTACAACCTCCAGGAAGTCCGGCTTTGGCTGGAGCAAAACTTCAGCAAGAGATGAAATCCAGTCTAAGTTGAACAAAGTGTGTCAAGAGCCTTGTCCCTTTAAAGtgatataaaagggaaaaaaaaacactgttttaCAATAGGTCTTTTGGGGCCTGTTGCAGGAGAACAGGTTCAATAATAAGGTCAAATGAATGCaagccaggaaaaaaaacaaaaaaacccccagcaCATAAAAAGAGAATTGTGTGAGACAATCCTACTCCTGCCTTCTTAACAGGGCAGAAAAGGCCACTGTGAAAAGTGCTGCTGCTGCGCATGAAAGGTGGTGGGATGAGATTTCTCGCCCATCCTTTTAACAACATGTTGACTTTAGGTTCAGAAGAAAGCATTGCTTCCTGGAAGGCGATTCTGCGGAGAGGCAACCTCATGTATTTGATCAGGGACATCTCACTTTTCCATTGAGGCCTGTGTAGGCAACTTGCCAGCAACCTGGGACCTTCaattaatttgcataaaatggagTGGATTATGACTGCCTTCCTGTTTTGATAGAGATGTATGACCCAGCAGAGACTACAAGATCCACCATGCAGTGCAAACTGGCTGCTCAGTTCAAGATGAAACATTGTATGTGGATTTTGTTACTCTCTACAGGCAGCCTCTCtgcgttgtgtgtgtgtgtgtgtacagtacgcacacatacacacacacacaaacacacacacacactcttaggCTTCTGTATGTTAGCAATTAAATTGGCAGCAGGCCACACCATAGAACTCCATAGGCTGCATTTGGCTCTCAGGCTACACCTTGGTCACCACTTTGagacagagaaggagagagagagagagtgaagaaaAGCGGTGATgggcgggcgggggagggagaaggataCAGATGAAAGAGTCTGCAAGATCCTAAGATCAAAGGAGTGAGGGAGAAAGAAACAGAGATTGTGTAATAAAACTATaacttttcactttgaaaattcaGAAAGTGGGATTATTTGTCaccaacacacacagatatacacacacagcGAAGAGTTCAGCTGATGCCAGCCTTCAATATGTGGGACTGAAAAGATGTATTCattgctgcttttttctttttctttcttaaagagaaacagcagagagagagagagagaaagagaattagGGGTAATTTTGTGTTTAGTTTTGTAAAAGTAATTTATTTCTTTTGACCTAGCAGGCATATTTTTGAGCGGGGGCGGGACTTACACACCACTTTACCTCATTGGAATTGAAACCTGTCCAGTTGATTACCCTGTTAAAATGGTCATGTTGATTTTTGCTATCCTAGATGCCTGCAATTAGTTTACAGCCATATTAGTTCATTGAAAAGTTAAACAGTCTTTAGCCTCAGCAACTGCAATTCTGTTGGGCAGGATAGCATTTGGTTCATGTTTCATTCTTCTTCTCAGaagcctttggggaaaaaaaccccatcaCACTGGCCTCACAGTCACCACTTTATTTCTCTGAAGAGGTTAAGGATGAACTGAGTGAATTATCAAGAACAATTGTAACAAATGGCTGGATTTCTCAAAAATGGCTGAGGGGAATATTCTGAAGTatatttaaagagacactgtcaacttgGTCTAGGCCTTAAGTatgtttaggttttgtaaaaaatTAAGGGATTTTACAAAACCTAACACAAATGGACATGCTTCcattgtgctagtgcatgagaactgggaagtgaaactgactaattaCAAGAGTGAACCTGACCAGCGTAGTTTCACAgtccaagctgagagaaatgcaaaacaagcaaacagcaTAAAGTGGGGGAAAATAAAGGAAAGTGTTAAATCTCTTACCCTGCTAATCACCTGAGATGTTAGTACAAATACAGggaagaactggaaaaaaaaaagaaatatttctattttacagtgtccctttaatcaCACTTggcatatttccttttattttggtGTGAGTCAATTCAGCTAATGcacatggcattttaaaaaaaaatatgtctcTTTTAAGAACAGATATGACATTTTGACAGCAAGTGAGTGTGATTTCTTATGCATCCAGGTTAATGCCTCCCCCCTGGATGCATAAACAAACCCTGGTaaagcatagggtgaccagatgtcccaattttatagggacagtcctgatttttgggtctttttcttatataggggcctattaccccccacccccgtaccgatttttcacacttgctgtctggtcaccctagtaaagCATCCCAGAGAATCTGGTGGGGAATGGAGTTCAGAGAGCCAAGTTCAGCTGGGTGGATGGAAGAGCGTGGTACTCCTGTATTTCAGGTTTTCATACTTGCGCTAAGTAATTTGTGATGAGGGGTAAAAAAGGGAAGATGACATACACTGTTGCCTTCTTTAGGGTGGGCCAAGGGTATATAGTAAGAGGTAAGAAGAAAAAATTGAACaatggaaaatttaggctgaatatccaTCTACTCCAATGTCTGCCTTCTGGTATATAAACCTGACTTCTCAGACCATTCAGTGAAGTGATAATGACCTAGCAATTACTATGGTAGATTGTTACACATTTTTATGACTGTGTGGGAGAGCTACCTTAAACCTATGAACACAGAAACAGGAATtgcctactggatcagatcaCTAGTTCATCTAGTGCAGTATCCTATCTCGGATAGTGTCAGATGCtttagaagaaggtgcaagaatccCTATACTGGACCATTCAGAAGTAAACTGTCCACAGGAGTTACTTGTTCTGAACCACAGATAGTTAATGCTTGGCTTTATCCTTTCTACTGTGACTACAGATGTcttcattatccatataaatgcctGGTCCTTTTTTGGAATTCTGTGAAGAACTTGAGCTCAGTTCTGTCTCATGGCAGTGAATCTGACGATCAAAACAcatcctgtgtttaaaaaaaaattccttttatcaaatttgttgcctttcaatttaattgaatTTCTCCTTGGTCTTGTATTATAAGACAGAGTAAATAGGGGCACCCAATTCTCCTTCTGTgtgtcattcattattttgtatacttttgATGCAAGTCTTATTTGTGTCCTTTCTAAACAAAACAATCCTAATCTTTCAATCCCTCATATGGGTCCATATCTCTTATCATTTCCTCCCATTTCTggactccttttctttttgcttaACTACCTttttcaggtagggtgaccagagctgaaaacagtattccagatgaaaaCATTCAGTGGGTGTATATAATAATGTAATATTTTCTATTCCATTCTTCAGACATCCTAAACTTTATCATTCCATAACTGCTTCAGGCTATAACCCGATGTGCTTTGTAAAGCTTAAAcctacctttctttctttctttctttctttctttcttccttcaatCTGGGACTTTTAGCATTGTCTAAGTTGTCTGTTTGCGAAATGCCAACCCAAGTGTCTAATATGACTGTTGAAACATATCTTAAGATCACAAGAAGGAGTCCGAATTAGTAACTCTAATACTCCTTTGCATAGCTAAAGTCACAGTAATTTTGCAtagcttttttctcccttttggaTTTCTACTATTTTGTCCCTCTCTTATGTGTGGGTGTCTTGTTATTCATAGGTGGGTTTTCATTGCACAGCAAGGGAATTATAAAACTGGCTTCTGTAAATAGACAATCCTCAAGGATCAGAACTTTCTTTCTTGGCAACATAAATTCCTGACCCTGGCCAAAATGCAAAGATGCTGGCAACCTCTGTGGTTATCATGACAGGGATACATTTTGTAAATTCTTTTGATCCCTCCAGAAAACATATGGCCAAAAAGCAGAGGGGAATATTTTCAATAGAAAAGAAATGAGCTTAGAGAAAAAgatgttttgtcttttataaGTGATTAATAGAAACATTAAATACAATTCCTTTAATTTTTTGATGGTGTAAAAGGATACAACTTTTAGAAAAGGTTTAAAGAATAATGAAATAATGTCACCATTTTGCTACTAACATGGCATAATTGGCCAGGTGCATTGTGAGGTTGGGTttccctttctctgtacctttacaCAAGGCATCTGCTGGACCAGAATAACTATTGTTTATTCCAGTATGGCAAATCTTACATTCTGAAGTTGAATAGAATTCACAGAAGAGGCTAATGCCTGAAAATATTCCAGAAAGTCACTGCACAGAATAGGGAATGCAGTCCTGTCCCTTGGCAGTAGCTGGAGATCggtaactgttttttaaaatatcctagCATGCCTGCAAAGTCactttggacctgattctccacagaCGTTTGCCTTATATCATTATTTAGCCCTGTGCAAAATAAGTGTAAGTGACACCACCAGAATGATAGCTTTTTGCTCATCCTTTGCACTTGtgtaaatgatgacacaaggtgaaaggcagtggagaatctggcccggcacattttaaaatgaaaaaatgcatGGCAAAATGTATGTCACTGAACAGCTGCGCTAAGGACTTCAAAAACCTAAAGGCGATTATTCTTCTGAAGGTTGTCTAGATGGAGAAATccatgaagcttcttaaaaatgtCTCAGTGGTGTGTGTGAGACCTTTATATGTTGTTGGGTGTAGGATTAAGATTTTTAACATACATTCAGTACTATAACCAAAGCGATAAAAGAGGTATCAGGTAGGGAATAATGGCCAGTTTTGTTTGACTCTACACCATATCAATGCATGACCCATATGCAGCAAACTAGAGGCCTGAATTCTGGGCTGTACAGATGGGGGATGAGGGCAAGGCAGGGGTGCTAGTGTGCTCATGAAGACCGCTAACAAAAGAGTAACTAACTCCGTTGGCGTTCAGATACCATCACACTGGCATTTCTTTCTGCGTTTTGTTATCTCTGTTTGGAGGGTCTGCTTGATGTCCATTCATTTGAGTACTGTGGGTAgagatgtgtttgtgtgtgcatcaTTGTTTAGATGTCAGAAATATACTTCATAGGAGAACCAGCACAAATGTGTTATAATATTGGTGCTCTGTGGAATGTGTGCTTTTTagacttgtttttttttcttgtattttaataaaatctaaagGCAAAAATATTCTGTCTTCTttggtctttttttatttttaaatatggcgTGCTACAGGTCAGTGAAAGTATGAAGGATTGGTTTTTCGATAGAACGGACTATCCTGCAATGGTTAGAACTCAGCTTATATGGGCAAAACATAAATGTCAGGatctgtgtttttctttctttaatctcTGACTAGAGCTCTTTCTGAGAAAGATAAGACAGAGCAATCTGAAAACATCTAGGATGATGTTTTAATATGCACAGTacaagcaacattttcaaaaatatgagCTTGAGGCAAGCACACAAAACACTACATTGCATGTGAAAATTTTCATGTATTGGCATTTGTGTGTGCAGTGTAATACACATCCAGTACGTATACATGCAGCTATATTTTCAAAGGGTGGCATTAATGAGCAAAAATTTACTGCACACCAAAATGAGTGAGCAAAACTCAGCGCTTGATTGAGAAGCTATCCGATGAATGGAATGGCTTGAGAtgagaatgctcagcaccttacaggatcggGACCAACATTACTTGCggatatatttaatttttagctTTTTCGAACTATATATTAACATGTTACAGCAAGTTCTGAAAATCTCACTCACTGTACCCAAAACCAAATGTGAAAATACACCTAGaatgaaaaaggagaaaacaagttactgaaaaagaaaagaagtaacAATGTAAATCGTACCTACCTGCACTGTCCAGAGGACATCCACTCTATTATGCTGACCAGGACTTTGGAACAACCAAAGAAGAAACTATTCCTAGAAAATCCAccccaggtttttttaaatgatcctgTAAGCATTAGGACAGGACTTGGCATGCTTATTCACAGAGCTCCCACTGTGGGCATGATTGAGAAAGCCCATAGTTTAACTACCTCATTATCAAGTCTCAGCGCTTTGATTTAAGATGCTTCC harbors:
- the DIO2 gene encoding type II iodothyronine deiodinase isoform X2; the protein is MGLLSVDLLIALQILPVFFSNCLFLALYDSVILLKHMVLLLSRSKAARGEWRRMLTSEGLRCVWNSFLLDAYKQVKLGGEAPNSNVIHIANGSSSSSSRRKSVGGKYGTKCHLLDFANSERPLVVNFGSATUPPFTSQLSAFGKLVEEFSGVADFLLVYIDEAHPSDGWAAPGISPSSFEVRKHRNQEDRCAAANQLLERFSLPPQCQVVADCMDNNANVAYGVSFERVCIVQRQKIAYLGGKGPFFYNLQEVRLWLEQNFSKR
- the DIO2 gene encoding type II iodothyronine deiodinase isoform X1, whose protein sequence is MGLLSVDLLIALQILPVFFSNCLFLALYDSVILLKHMVLLLSRSKAARGEWRRMLTSEGLRCVWNSFLLDAYKQVKLGGEAPNSNVIHIANGSSSSSSRRKSVGGKYGTKCHLLDFANSERPLVVNFGSATUPPFTSQLSAFGKLVEEFSGVADFLLVYIDEAHPSDGWAAPGISPSSFEVRKHRNQEDRCAAANQLLERFSLPPQCQVVADCMDNNANVAYGVSFERVCIVQRQKIAYLGGKGPFFYNLQEVRLWLEQNFSKRUNPV